The sequence below is a genomic window from Gopherus evgoodei ecotype Sinaloan lineage chromosome 9, rGopEvg1_v1.p, whole genome shotgun sequence.
ctaatataagaaaaagccctgaatatcaggactgtcccgataaaatcgggacatctggtcaccctaggcctcagtgactttcccaaggttccacaggaagtctggcagagccaggatgcCCCAAGTCTTAGGctcctgccctaaccactaggccatccttcccctctgtccAGCTAACAGTGGGACATCTATGTCAGTGTCCCCTCAGTGCTGTTCAGTTAATGAGGCCTGGCTCCCCAATCTCAGGTCTGATTAGTTCTAGTGagtttggggcaggagctggccTAAGGCCCTGGCAGCCTTTGTCTCCTCATGGAACACATGTGGCCTGGGCAGCAGCGGGTGTGCCACACCCCAAGGAGGGCACACTTCATGCCCCATTCTGAAGGAGCCACgtctttgggggagaggggactccAGACTCCAAGGTGCACTCAGACctgggcctctctgctgaggctgcaaaCAGTAGGGCCCATGAGTTCCAGCTGGGGTAATGGATTTTGTGCTGCGAACCTCCTGTCCGCTGGGACACTGGCTAAGGTCCACCAGCTCATTACATGGAAGGCCACCCAACAGCTATCAGGTGGTGCATTTTAGTTCCTGGATTTGAAGCAATAACCTAACAGTGCAAGGGAACCGTATCCCATTCCCAGCCAGGGCCATGGTATTGGACAGTCTCTATTTTAGCTTCATACACAGTAAGCCTGTTCCTGGGATGGGATGAATACCACCATCCATCACTGGTCTATCACCCTGTCCTTCCCTGGTAGTCTGGGGCTTCAATCTGTTACCAGGTTCCTTCCTTGCTTTCTCTGGGATTTCCTGTCTTGGTGTGAGGGGGTTGGTTTAATATATCCTTTAACAGGGAGTCTCTTAGGAGGGCATTGGTGCAGGTCCCCTCTTTCCTGGAaggcagcaggggctgcagatcgTACACTGGGAACTGCAGTGCCTGGCTGTAGTCTACAAAGACAGAGATGCAGTTAACATAGCAGCAAATTTGTGATTACGTAGAAAACTCTATGGCGAGGTTGCTATGCAGTTGTGCTGGTTCCCAATTAGCTTTCAGACACAGACCTTCCCCTTCCAGCCAGCCTCTGCCTTCGGACAGATGCTATCTTTTTGATGGGTGCGTGGTTGCTGTTTGCTCTTACAAATCAGAAGTGTCCCATGGATCACTGGCATCCTGCTGACTGAGCTGTCACACATACAGGCAAAATCCTCCAAGCTTAGCAGATCAACAAACCAGCTGTTTTCTACTGTGAGGGGGTCTGGGTGTAGGTTTCCATAGTTCTCTGACTGCTGGCAAGGAAAGGAATCACCCTGGCTGTGGGTCTCTGTGACCCCCGGCCAAACTATGGCTGAGGAGAGGGATCGCTCTGCCTGTAGGTCGCTGAAGCTCTGAGCTTGCTGACTTTCTTTTTGCCCACGGTCCATTGCTGCCTGGGTCAGAGCAGTGCTATCATTCATCGCTGGGCTAACAGAAACACGTGGCTGTGAGCCTGCTGCTCCTCTCTAAAGCTTTGAAAATTGAGGCCAAGGAGCTTCCCTGCAGGAcctatgctggggggggggggtgtcctctCTTTGTGTTTTCTTTAAAGCTCCAAGTCATTCTAATGATCTAGTATTTCATGCACTTTACAGAGCAAGAAGCTGTAGCAACAGCTGGGTCATGAATCCTTAGCAGGCTGCCCTCCGTGTATTAGACTGTCTGCTTGTCGTGGTAAGCACTGTGAAACAAATCTACTCGAGGAAGGGGCTTGTAGCTTAGCAGAGAATGGGAATATCAACAAGCCACTTAATAATCAACTCGATCTTAGAATATCAGTGATCAcccagggtctctttcccacGAATGcgaatgggcctgatccaaagcccatttcaGGCTTTCCATCAGTTTCACTGGGTGTTGGGTCCTGTCTTGTACTCAATGATTATCTACCTATGGAATATATCAAATTATTTAATGAACTACGGGCTTAGTCCTACAGATCATAGGAAGGCAAAATCCCTATTTAAATCAATAGGCCATAGTCTGTTCTGCTACccactgtaaatccagagtaaactGATTGAAAGTGATGGActtactctagatttacattgatcaggatctggcccactgggtAAGTTGCCTGAGGCCCCAGTTCTGTGATAAACTCATTGGTGGACCCTGCCCAAATTCAGAAGTTAATGCAGCTTCGGGCAGgcctggcaatgctcctgctgaGAGTTCACAACATGATTGGGTCCTGATTACACGATTTCAGGATTGGATTTATAATTATTTCCTCACTGAGCACCCTGCATGAGGGGGCAAAGGCTAAAATGCAAatcgctttctctctctctctactcttATAAAGAATATATTGCTTCCCTGCTGTTCAAAGGACTTGATCTGGCACTTTAAAAAACGTGACTCAATCCAATAAATGAAGACAGGTTACAAAATGCCAcatggaatgatttttttttttttttacacatttttcaACTATTTAGGACAAAAAAAGTTACACTGCTCGACTCATTTCATTTAGTTCCATAAATAAAATTTTTATAAATATCTCTTTATAAACAATATATAAATAGCTTTACAACATAAATACATTTATGCATGACATGGGTTTTCAAACAGCAATGTTATACAGCTGGCTTCATCAGTCTTTTGGAAAAGCACTGTCCTTTGTCCTGGTGAGTGTTTGTATAGAATATACAATATATAAGATAGAGAGAActttttaatcttaaaaaataagaaaaccaAAACAGCTGGTGCCATGACTCCTCGTACCGAAAAGAAAAACACAACCACGTCGTCTGTCCCATTTCCGGTGTTCTCTGCTCCTCTAGGTGTCGGCTGGGGAGTGGCCAGGCATggccatgggggtggggaatgtaTTCAAAGCCCTGAAACAAACAAGAACAGGAAAATACCCATTAGTATTTCCTTTGTGGACAGCTTCCCATCAGCACAGAGTGCCCCCCTGTAACAGTCCCAAGGGATGTTGGCAATGGGAAGTCAACGGAAGTAGAGGCCGCCCTGCTGGCGGGATCAGGCCCCAAGCATGCCAGCTGCCTGTCCTAGCACTGCCTGCCAGTTTCCCTGCTGGTAGCACTTAAAGGCTGAATCCTGAGTTGCTGCCTGCAGCTGTCCTGACTCCAGTTGGAGTTTTGCCTAATTAAAAGCCATGTAAGGCCCTGCAGATTGGCGCTATCAGTTATCTATACAGCCCCATTGCTGTGTGCCTGGTGTTGAATTCCACCGGCAATGAGCTTTACGGACGCTAAGGGGCTGCATCTTGCCGCCAGATCAGCATGCACGGGAGGGCCTCAGTGCAGGGTTCCGACCACCACTCAGAGCTGGCAGCCGAGATCTGGCCCGTGGCAGAGATCAAATGGCATCCTGTGGTGTCTTGTCGTCAGGCTCATGCCCTGAGTTCTCAGGCTGTGCCACTGGGGTAGCAGAGCAGGCCCCTTGATGTGCAGCTATAGAAGTTCCTTTCTGGGGAGAATTTAGTACAAATGTACATTTCTGAGCTCCAGGCGAGGGAGTTTCTTTGCAGGcagagagcagcccagctcaggacTTTGGACAGTCCTTTTAGATCACTCTCTGAGCAACAGCAGGTGGTGGGACAACAAGAGCCAAGACCCTGTTGCTATTTCTTATGTGCAGACCCACTAGCAAGCATAAAAGTCATTTGGGTCTGATGTTTAGGCACACACACCTGGCCTCTCAAATTCACAGACTGCAAAATGCCTATTTGAAATTAACAGTGTCTCTGATCTCATGTTAGGGCTGAATCTCTTTATTCTTCCATTTGCCTTGTTTTTGCAAACGTCCAGAGCCCATGGGGCAGATCCTTAACAGATACAAATAGGCTCcgcttcactgatttcaatagaactATGCCAATTTAGACCAGAGGAGGATCTGTGCCCAACTAGATTATTGCAGGAACTTAGCATATTGCGCTTGTGTGTCAAGTGCCCAACACACGTGTGGCTCTGCAGAAAGAAAGAACGTGTGGCTTGGATTGCAAACAAGAGTGACCCCACATGTTTAGTGTATCTGCATGTTGCCTGCTTAAAgaatcagagccagagtcagagccCTCGAATACTGCATAGAGAACATAGCATATGCCCATGCAGTCAGGAAACCGCTAGTATCCCAAGGGCTGCCCTGTCATTGCTGATGAATGTGGTCATCGCTTGAAAGTGAAAGTTCTGGTTCACCTTGGACCTGGGAAATGTTTACGTACAAGGCTGCCTGGAGACTTTTCACAGTCTGATACCTGACCAGATACAAAGGATGGGCTGGCAAAAGGATCTCTCGGGAGCTATGTAAATGAACTGGAGAAGACTCATGAATGTAAAACTAATGTTTCAAAATAAATGAATGGGAATGTGGCTTAGAGCAGACCCTTCAGCCATGGCAGGGCATTTGCTATGCATCCTTCACTCGCCTAAGCTACCGAAAATATCTCGCCAGCTTCCGAGCCCCCCAGGCCTTCATTTGGCACACACGGCAGGTGAGTAACGTCCTTTATTGGATCCGCATCTGCCTGTGAAAGAGACGAACTTTGGAACTTACACGGAGTTCATGGAGCACATGGCATTCATGCAAGACACCTGTGACTGCACAGCTATACTTAGAAGTGGACTCTGTTAGCTTCCGTGGACTCCTCAGGGGTCAAGTTTAAACAGAAAAGAAATCTGGGGAAATCTCTATTTAACTGTCTAGGAGGCATTTATCAATGGCAGGGTTTTGATACAATTCCACAGATATGGTTAAGAGCTGATACAGTGAGgttgctgggggggcggggagcgggggaAGTGTAGTTTTCTAGGATTGTAAAGCATCAATACCATCTGATTTTCTGCTCTTACTAGAAGAGGGCATGGCATATACGCAGTCACCAACCATAGGACTTAATCTGTACAGCTCAGAGACTAACTAACTGTCCAGTTAGTACCAGTcctgccaccaccaccccctgctTGGGAATCTATGCCTATACAATGCGCGGTCACCCCCTGGCAAAGCTACACTAACGTATCCCACAGCAGGGGACCCAACCATGGCAGTAACGCTGATGGACACTGCCATGGCTGGACCATCCCTGCAGTAATTTGGGTGTTAAATCAGGGCAGGTGCAGCGATTCCAAGCAATAGACATTGTTGCTATGTACTGTACATACAGTAGATAAGCaggcatgtatgtgtgtgtatatataatcttCCACGTTTGTGCCAAATCTTTAGAACAGTAGCAGTGCTAATTATAATTACCCATCGCCTCCAATTTAGGAGTAAACAGGTGCAAGCCAAATCTGGGGCAGGTTGCATGGAAAAGTGGCCAGTCCCATAGATTTGGGACCCGGTGTCCTTTCAAATCTGTGGAATTTATCACTATATATTACAGCCCCACGCACCCCAAAATAAAGGATCGACAAGCACACCTTAGCTATGTGGCCAAGTACATGGATGTCTGCTCTCCCCTGTGCAGGAGTTAttgcactgaagccagtggagttatacCAGAGGGAGCACAGAATCAGAAGCCTGGGATAGCACAAATGTCACGTCATGCTTTCAGACTGCCTCTCTCTTGGACACAGAAAGAGACAGACTCTTGTCTAAAATCCATGTTCCGCTGTCTGGGCTCACCCCAGGGCAGATAAACAGCTCCACCAGAAGAGGGAGCACCCTTTGGTCACCTCCACAGAGGGCTGGCATTGGAAAGGCTTGTCCTAACCATGGTATGATTCTGCAATCCTTACGAAAGCCCCCAGCCCCATAGCACCCCCAACCACCCAGTGGCAGTGATGGTAAGGGGATGCCCAGGGGTGTTTTGCTGGAGATAGGCAACACACCTAAAAGAAGAACAAGAAATTGGGCAGACGGGGCAAttctcttctttaaaatacagctgcacgctgcagccccagccccaagcaCGACTGTCATGCGACTGTAGGCGAACCTGGTCTCCCTAACATGCACGCATTTCCAAGCGTCTAGAGCCCACCATAATGGGCGCTAAGAAATGCACTAGAACAGGCAAAGAAGTGACCTTGTACAGTTGGACACTCATACTGAGGTGTCAATGATGCAGGACTTCAGCTAAGCTGCCCTTtgagcagcctgattttcagtctGGGACTTTGATACCTGGcacattttggggtgggggtgttctGTACAAATtgaaaaagtgtttttcactCCCCCATATATTTTCTAGTTTGTCTTCTCAGCTCTTACTTTTTGGCTTCTCTGCCAAGACCACTAGTTTGGGTGAACCCAACTGAATTCTCCAATGTGCCCTGCAGCCGTGCTTGGCCCTTAAGAGAgggggctgcctgcagagatgaGCATGGCTGCTATGGGGATGGGCGTCTGGCAAACACCCTTGATAGTTCCGAGCAGGTGAGGCTGTAGCTTGATCCTAGTGGCCTTGCCAGATCAAAACCAGGCATCACACACTGGAATCTGgagtttccctgggctgcttgtccCTATTAAATATAAGGGTGACTGCAATCTGCTGTGTCCCCCCTGGGCTTTTCACCCTGCTCCACCGTGCATCCTGCTGGTTCCCaccaccctgccccagaggtggctgcatttctgccACGGGAGacacagtatcagagggggagccgtgttagtttggacctgtaaaaagtggcaaagagtcctgtggtaccttatagaccaacagatgtattggagcatgagcgtcAAGATGCAGggagtattcacccaggaaagctcatgctccaatacgtctgttggtctataaggtaccacaggactctttgccactcCCTGTATTGACAGAGTCCAGGCCTGAAGCCCTTCCCAGAAGATTCAGTGCTCTGGGGTGTCCCTACACCTCTgagagccagaagctgggactggctcACTCCAGAGCCCTGATCCATGCAGTCCCTCAGTCAGAGCCAggtcactgggctggatggagccTTGGTCTGAGCCACTCTGGCCCTTCTGGTGGCTTTGGCCGCCCCGGGCAGGGAGACAGTCGGGGGGCCGGTTCTGCCCCTAGGCCGGGGCACTCAGAGGCTAGGTGCAGGGGGGCCGCTAGACCCAGAGGGCCCAGGGGCAGGTGCACTCACCGCCGCCAGGTGTCGCCGCTCTAGCAGCCCAGGCCGCTCATGGAGCCGATCCGGTCCAGCTTGAGGCCGAAGCAGCCCTTGGACAGGCCCTTCTTGCTGACGCCCTTGTGCCGCCGCTTGCCGGGGTAGTCGCGCAGCAGCCGGGCCCAGGCGGCCCGGGACTTGGTGTCCGCGCGCAGCTCCCGCAGCAGCCGCGAGCCCGAGCCCCGGCCGCCGCCGCCACCGCCCGCCGTCTCCCCTCGCTCGGGGCCCGCGGCCAGGCTGTCCGCCAGCTCGTGTCCCGGCGCGCTccgtgggggctgcagggcagagcgcAGGGCACGATGGCGTGAAAGCAGCACAGACCCCCGGGCCCGGTTCCACCCCCCGAGCCCGTCCCGAGTCCTCCGGCCCCGGTTCCACCCCCCGAGCCCGTCCCGAGTCCCCTGGCCCCTGTTCCGACCCCCGAGCCCGTCCCGAGTCCCCCGGCCCCGGTTCCACCCTCCGAGCCCGTCCCGAGTCCCCTGGCCCCGATTCCACCCTCCGAGCCCGTCCCGAGTCCCCCGGCCCCTGTTCCGACCCCCGAGCCCGTCCCGAGTCCCTTGGCTCCGATTCCACCCTCCGAGCTCGTCCCCGGTTCCAGTCCCCGAGCCCGTCCCGAGTCCCCCGGCCCCGATTCCACCCTCCGAGCCCGTCCCGAGTCCCCCGGCCCCAGTTCCAGCCCCCAAGCCCGTCCCGAGTCCCCCGGCCCCGGTTCCACCCTCCGAGCCCGTCCCCAGTTCCACTCCCCGAGCCAGTCCCGAGTCCCCCGGCCCCGGTTCCACCCCCCGAGCCCGTCCCGAGTCCCCCGGCCCCAGTTCCAGCCCCCGAGCCCGTCCCGAGTCCCTCGGCCCCAGTTCCAGCCCCCAAGCCCGTCCCGAGTCCATCGGCCCCGGTTCCAGCCCCCCGAGCCAGTCCCGAGTCCATCGGCCCCGGTTCCATCCCCCACGGTCCCGATTCCGACCCCCGAGCCTGTCCCAAGCCCAACCCCCCGACCCCAATTCCAGCCCCCACGGTCCTGAGACCAACCTCCACCCCGGTctcgagccccacggccccaatTCCAGCCCCCCGGCCCCGGTTCCAACCCCACAGCTCGTCCCACGACCCCGATTTCGACCCCTAATCCCGTTCCGAGCCCTACCCCGATTCCAGTCCCCCCGGTctcgagccccacggccccaatTCCAGCCTCCCCGagcccaacccctcccagccccgatTCCAGCACCAGGGACCCCCAGTTCCCAGAGCCGGGAAAGGCGGCGCTAGGGGACTCTGTGGGGGGGCCCTGTCGGCTCCCGACCTCCTCGGGAGCCCCTTTTTCTCGGGCATCTCCCCGTCCACCCGAAGGTTGGTGCAGCTGGACCCGGTACCCCCTCGCGAAGGTTTTCCCTGGAGCCCGACCCCGCCTGGCCCCTTCGggtcccagccccctgcaggcTACTGCTGCCTCCTGCAATCTGCACCTCGGGCCCCGCTATGCACCTGCCGCCCGCCCGGCCCCCGAGGCTCGACAGTGACACCCCGCAGGTCGGGGGTAAAACCGGGGGACTCGAGGCTCCCTCAGCACCAGGCGGTGGAAAGCGGAGTTCAGCCCTTTCCCCTGGGCAGCGCCGCAGCCCGCTCCCCGCTGatgtccctggggctggggcgcCCTGCCCGGGGGACACGCGGGGAGATCCTGAGACCCAGCAGCAGCCCACGGGTTAAGGGGGGAAACTCCGGAGAGTGGGAGGCTGCAGCGGGCTGGGGAtgcggggctgggatgggggggatcTGCCCCCTCGTTACCCAGAAGCACCAAGCAGGACTAAGGGGGCAATGGAGCCCCCCCCCGGTCAAAGTTCCGCTAACTCCTCGCCTCTCCCTCCGGGGACCCCCCTTAGCGCGGTGGGGAGCAGCCGGCCCCGTCCCGTCCCTGCACGGAGCAGCCCCCTTACCTTCTGCTGGGGCTGCGCCGCGGGTCTCGCCTCCAGCCGGACGGACAGCAGGGCCAGTGAAAGTCCGCAAGCCAGAAAGTGTGAGATCCgcatcctggggggcagggcccgcGGGGCTCGGAGACGGACAGAGGGAGTCACCGGTCCCGGCTGCCTGCTTGGAAGTGCGGAGCGGGGCTTCTCCATTCATTTATAACCCAACCTGCCCGGTGATGTCATCGGCGCGGCCAGGTCCAACCCAGCCCCCTGCTTAACAGGAGCCGGGATCGCGCCCGGGGCGCACTTCGCGGGGGCAAGTGACATCAGAGGCACCCGCTTGTTTTCGGGCAGGATTTGCTCTTCAGAAAGCGACCCCCCCGCCCTTTTCATTGGGATCCGGGGGCTCCGCGCTCTGCGCTGGGATTGCAGGGAGGGGGGCGGGGTACCCCCGCCTGTGCGGGCCTGGGGGGGACctgagctgagatcagggccagaCCCCAGGGGGAGCCCCGAGGGTCAAGTcagctgctgccctgcccccagcccgcgCCTGGGTCTAGGCGAGCCTGGCGCGATCACCCGCTTCTCCTTTGGAGCTTTTCCTTCAAAAAAGGCGGAAATCAGGGGGCTCCAGACAATGCCGAGGTTTTTTTTCACATGGGGGGGACATCTCCCAGTTTGCTCCCCCTGCCTCCTAGGCTGCCTGCCCCGCTTTGGGGGCTTTCCCCTTCCAACACTCACCAGCCAGGAAGTGGCAATTtgaggctggggggttggagagaaCACGGGGGCCCACGGACCCCTGgtgtcgcccccccccccagctgatcCCTTTGCTACAGTGTGTGCAGGGCcgggcagtggggctgcaggggctgagctggCAGGGGGGTTTGCGCCTCCCCGCTTGGACCCAGCCTTGGGCTTGTGACAAAGCAGATCTGGCGTATGGCGCGTTGGGGGCAGCCCCTGGTGCCGGGCTGTGTCTTCGCTGCCTGGCTCCGGCGAGCTCCCGCTTGCTAGGGGTCGCTTCGGCGCTGCTTTCCCTGCGCCGCCGGTTACGCTCCCTTGAGCCCCCGCAGAGCTCGCAGCGAGCTCCCCGGCATCCcgggggttccctccccagccagcGAGCGAGTGGGGCAGGAGCCCGGCTGCCCATGGGGTTAGCCATTGCGCCGAAGGGGGCCCGGGCTCGGGTCCCACGCGAGGGCTGAGCGGCGGCGTCCGGCGCTCGCTCCGGGGCCCGCGCGGGGCAGGGACGGGGCGCTGGGCTCGGGCTGGTGCTCTCCCATGCCCCCGCCACTGAGCACCAGCATCCCGGGCAGTGCCGGGGGAgccaccctgcccccaggagccagGTCCCCCCGCGCAGCCAGGAGccaggcggggctggggcgggaCAGGTGCGGGGAGCTCCCCGAGCCCTGGCGGTCACAGACCCGGCAGGCAGAGCCGCTCCCTTGACCCCCGGGAGAAGGTAGCTGGGGGCGCTGATTCCTCAGCGGGGATCCATCGCTGTCAGGCCTGTCTGGGGTCGGGCCCGCGCCCCCCACCGGGTGAGTGCACTGGGACACTGtccagcccccgcccctgctgCTGATCCATGTGAACAAGGAACTGGAAGGCGAGGATCTCGGGTCCATTTCCCTTCGTCTTGGCCAGGCTGGGATGGCCTgagctgctttcagccccagggTTTGTTCCTGGGGAGTTTTGTGTGGGTGGCAGATAAAGGAGATTGGGCGGTCAGTGCCATGGTGATGATGGGCACTCCAGGGCATCCTCTCAGGAAGGCTGTAactgagcagaatttagcccaatatCTTATTCTCTGGCTAGaacttatttttctttccaaaagaGCCAGTGCAAAGGATCTAGCTGGGaatctgaaatgcagccacctctggggatgGAAGAAGGCAGCTTTTTAACAGCTCACAGCAACACTGGGTATTTaggagaggaaaggaagaaaggcaggcagaatGCAAGTGGGAGACCAGAGTCAActccccagcagtggctgcatttcagtgatctcTGGAAACCCACTTTGGGATCAACTGTCCCGAAGTGTTGGTTTAAGGGTCATGCTTATGCTCCTGGTTGAGAAGGGTCACTTAGCTGTGTCTAACCAAGGCACAGTGCACTGATCTAGTCTGAAATGGCGTCCCTAGTCTCTCCCATGCAGAATCCATCACTGGGGACACGagggcccagctcagagggggTAATCGGAGAATCTGTGGGTGCCCCTTGCTAAAGTGCCCACTGCTGGGTTATGCAGGGCTGCATGGATAGCCGCGGGACTGCATCATGCCCTGCTTGAGGCCTTACAGCTTTGCCCCATGTGCAGCCCTGGAGGCTCAACCAGTGCCTTCTGGCCGTGCTCTCCCAAGCCAGGTGCCTGGGGCTCGGGGTGCTTTACCAAGCCAGCCAGGGTTGTTATTCCAAGGACCGTGGGCTGTAAAGATATGTGACAGGCTGTAGCCCACACCAGGCAAAGGTGGTTTCCTTTTCTGAAACCGGATTGAGGAGTCCAGCCAGCTCTGGACATGGGGATTGGGAAGCCCAgcggggggaaggggcatgcAGGGTTAATAGTGAGACGGCCTCTCCTTTCCCTGCTTGGAAACCTTTTAGAGGCTCTGTCTGCTTGGATCTGACCCTGCAAGCCCTTACTCAGGTGAGGAATCCCGTTGATTTCCAGAGAGC
It includes:
- the NPPC gene encoding C-type natriuretic peptide, coding for MRISHFLACGLSLALLSVRLEARPAAQPQQKPPRSAPGHELADSLAAGPERGETAGGGGGGRGSGSRLLRELRADTKSRAAWARLLRDYPGKRRHKGVSKKGLSKGCFGLKLDRIGSMSGLGC